A window from Fragaria vesca subsp. vesca linkage group LG5, FraVesHawaii_1.0, whole genome shotgun sequence encodes these proteins:
- the LOC101313994 gene encoding uncharacterized protein LOC101313994, protein MVEDLRPEQVTELDRLKLETRRSERELSETMARIQESVAAPPILATVRRVGRLMDGQISTLDEAMEELKAAMLRLIESADGLRGSTVRKVVEVLSPSQTVKVLAAVAEFQLRIRSWGLQRDQQS, encoded by the coding sequence ATGGTGGAGGATTTGAGGCCGGAGCAGGTGACGGAGCTGGACCGGCTGAAATTGGAGACGCGACGGAGCGAGAGGGAGCTGTCGGAGACAATGGCGAGGATCCAGGAGAGCGTGGCGGCGCCGCCGATTCTGGCGACGGTGAGGAGAGTGGGGAGGTTGATGGACGGTCAGATTTCGACGCTGGATGAGGCGATGGAGGAGCTGAAGGCGGCGATGCTGAGGCTGATTGAGAGCGCCGACGGGCTGAGAGGGTCGACGGTGAGGAAGGTGGTGGAGGTTTTGAGTCCGAGTCAGACTGTGAAGGTTTTGGCGGCAGTGGCTGAGTTTCAGCTCAGAATTCGAAGTTGGGGATTGCAGAGAGACCAGCAGAGCTGA